The sequence AGTGATAACCGGCAGCCTGCGGTGCGAAGACGAACTCAACACCCAGTTTCACCAACCGGTAAGCCAGCTCAATATCTTCCGCACGACGAAACCGCTCGTCAAAACCACCCGCATCCAGCACAAGTTGACGGGCCAATGACGTATTACCGGTATAGAACTGACGAGCGGTTGCCGGCCAGATACCATCAGTCATAGCCCGATATTGCTTTTCGAGCATCGCCTGCTCCCAGGCGACCCAGGGCGAGAGCCGAGCATCGGGTGGCGTCAACATCGTTCCAAGCACGACCCGGCGCGACCGTTCGGCATGCAAACGAAGGTGTTCGCTCACCAGATGAGGTACCGGCACAACATCGTCATCAAGAAACAAGATTATTGTACTCCGTGCCGCCGCTACTCCACGATTACGTGCCGCTGCCGGTCCGGAGTTGGGCTGTTGGATAAACGTTAGCTCGAATGGAAACCGGGCTTGCTGAAAATACTCAGCCGTCCCGTCAGTCGATCCATCGGAGACGACAATCACTTCAAACTGATCCAACGGATACTGTTGTGCCGATAGCGCCGCTAACACCCGCTGCAAGCGGGGCAGGCGGTTGTACGTTGGGATGACAATACTGACAGACAAAGATCGCTTATCACTCATACGCTTACAATGGCTTAATGACCCGTGCCGGTACCCCGGCAGCCAGGGTTCGCGGCGGAATACTCTTGGTTACTACACTTCCGGCTCCAACCACACTGCCACTCCCAATGGTAACGCCACTCAGAACGGTCACCCGCCCACCTAGCCAGACATTCTCTTCTAGGACTATCGGTGCTGATGGTGGTCGTTCCTGACGCCGCTCCGGTTCAAGACGATGAAAATCGTTATCCATAATCATGACATAGGTACCGATATTACAACGTGGGCCGATTTGTACCAGCTCGGTTGCAGCAATGGAACAACCATAGTTGATGAACGTTCCCGGCCCAATCTCCAGCCGAGCGCCATGCCCGACCGCCAACTCAAGCGGGACAATCGTCGAAACGAGCCGTACCCGCTCACCGATAATCAACCGACCATCATTATGAACGACGGGACGCCCCCACAAACGGACTCGTGGCCCTAATTCAGCACTACGCAAATACCAGCGTGCCCGTAACACGGCCAGAATGTCACTCACAATATTAGTTAGCGATCGTGACGACATGACCGATCCTCATCTATCATTATTCCACATGCACATTACCCGTGCGATATGAACGAATGCTAAATAAAACAATCTCACAGGCTAACAGTTTCGTTGTACGTTTCTTAACAAATGATGGTCTGGCAATACGAATATCCGCTCTGCATCCTGACAGGAGCGAGTGGACAGTGAGAAGCAATTGCACACCTTGATAGAGGCGCGACGGTGCCGTGCACCCGCATTGTATGGACTCATGCCCTGGCAGAGCAGTTTGAACCCTACCCCGCTCGTGCGGTGACAGGCATAGAGGGTGAGAAACCTATTCCCATGCGAAAAGACGACCGTCAGAACGAGAAGCTTAAGACCTGCTTTCAATTCTGTACGTCAGCGACTTCCGATCTATCGGATGGACTAATCCCCGTAGCACCCCGCGTATAAACGCGACAAATCGTCCCAATCCGTGGGGGCGTTTCAGTTTCAAGAGCGGCAGGAGCGGTTCGAGTAAAACGAACCGCAACTCGTACCAGATCAAGATTCCAGCCCGATAGCAGCCGACCTTCAACGGCTTGACAAACGTTGCCCCCAACCCCTCCCAATTGCGAGCTGTCAAGTGACGACCTTCTTCCCAAGTGCGAAAACCGTCATGGATCACATACGTCGCTGGTGTTCCTACAACAGAACCGCCAAACAAAATAGCCCGTATCGCGATGTCAACATCTGCCGCCGACTTAAAGCGAGCACCAGGCCCCAGAGCTTCATCAAATCCACCTATGGCCAGCGCCTGGTCGCGACGAACAGCCATCCCAGCCCCTATCCCACGCAAATACCACTTATCCCGCAATGTATGAACGACCATACGCTGAGCACACTGAAACACTGGCACAAACCCAGCATCGGCATCATGGGGAGCTGGCAAAACATTGCAATAGAGTACCATAGCCCATGGCTCAGCCTGCAATTCTTGCTCAATCGTGTGCAACCAATCAGGGGGTACCACACAATCATCGTCGGTTATCGCAACGATTGGCGACCGGGCTATACGCAACCCAAGATTGTGACCACGCGCCCATCCTTTAAACCTCACAGAAAGGTAACGAAAACGCCGATCCTGTGCAAACCTTTGTAATACACATCCAGTAGCCGTATCCCTACTCTGATCAATGACTATCAGTTCAAAAGCCGGATGATCATTAGCGAGAACACTTTCGACTGCATTGACGACTCGTTCGCCCCGATCACTAGTACAAATGACGACGCTAATGGTGGGAGAGTTCATATTGTTCATACTGCGAATAACTACATACTTCCCTCCACCATACTATAACCAGATCGATAACACGGTTACATTACGCCTCATTCACAATCGTCCTTCGCATCTACAACAATTAGCCCCTATTGTATCAATTGCACGCCGGTTGTACGGTCGTTTATTCGTTCCCTAATCTCGACAACCCATCGCTATCCAGCAACTCTTTCGCTGCTGCCAGCAACTGCTCGATCCGCTCTGGCGGTACCTGTTTGCTCTTGAGGTATAATTCCAGCGCTCGTAGTGGGGTCAGACCTTTGCTCAATTCCTCGGCCACACCGGCAAAGCGCTGCCGGGCGGGTCGTTCAACATCGAACACAATCGCAGCAATCACTGCGGCCTGTGCAGCGCGCAACCACTCACGCACCTGTTCTTCCTTCAGCAATGCTGCCTGTTCACGTGACAACTGGACATGGACGCGCACAACTGCATCACGTAGATTGTGGCGTTCGATAAAGGTGCGTAGTGCATGCACCGGATCACTGCTTCGCCGCAGATCATGCTCGATACTGACAAAGGGGCGGGCGGCCAGGGGTACGAATTGCCAGCGCGCCTGACCGCGTACCAGTTCAACTAGGACACATCCTTTTGGATCATCGCGTTCGCCAAAATCGACGCGCTCAATACTACCAGGATAGACCATTGGTGGCCGGTCCCCAAGGCTCTGATGGCGATGGATGTGACCTAACGCCACATAATCAACGCCAGGCTGAGCCAACACCGAACGGGGCAGGCTCAGGTCTTGACCCAGGATCATGGCCCGTTCGGTACCGAGTTGGGCGCCTTCAACGGTACCGTGGAATGCCAGAACGGTTGGGATGTCGGGATCAAGCGCCTCGACGGAACGTTCAATAAACTGTTCGATTCGCCGTCGTAATTCATACTCTACCGACGCAAATGATGCGCCTGCCATCTCTTCACGGGTTAACAACATCTGGCGGGTTACCCACGGCACAGCGATCAGTTGTACTGGCCCGCTACGAGTATCAATTCGATGCAGCCGCAGTCGGTCGGCTACTGTGATCCCTTCTAACGCCAGCGTTGCAAAGATTTCAACCGAATGCGCACGCCCCTGGGCCGGTGAAATATCGTGGTTTCCGGTCAAAATAACGACGGCCACACCAGCATCGCGCAGACGACGAATACGGCTGGCAAACTCGCGTTGTACTGTCGGATTGGGAGAACGATTTTTGTAAACGTCACCAGCAATAAGACAGATATCAATCTGGTGATCGAGACCAATGGTGATGGCTTCATCGAGTCGTTCAAGATAATCGATCAGGCGCGAATGCAGACCACGCCGCGGATCGATGGCGCCGTAGTTCTCTACCCCAAGATGCAGATCGGCCAGATGCAGCATGCGGATCATTGCGACCTCACCAGTGCGTTTTGCGAAAATGGTGCTGAGATTGGTTTGGTATTGTGGTGTCGTAGCAAATGACACCTGGGCGGTAAACGTCTACCAGCCTACACCAGAGATTAGGAGCGCAACGGCGCGGTATCCGTTCTATCAATACGCTTTGCCTCAACGTATCACCAGGCTATGCTGCCTACTCCTATCGCGGCGAAGCTTCCAATCATCCATTGTAGAGTGCTGATCTGGACAAACGGTGTATCACAGATCGTTGCCGTCTGCCCTCTTCCGCTCCTGGCAGAAGAGGGCAATGAGGGAAGGTGAGAGGTATCAGCTATTCACTACGTATACTTGCCAGACAACTAGCACACAGACAGTAGGAGTGGGTCTTCCACTTGCTCGCTGCGCTCGCAACAAGCGAGTGTGTCGAGTACCTGAACATTCCCGGTCGTTCCGCACCTTCCTGGCTTTGCTTCCTTCCGCTCACCATCTCGGTACAGGGAAGAGCTGAGTAACCACGGGAAGGTTCTATCTTATCAAAACTGACCGGCGAAATGGCAGGCCACCCAGTGCCCTTTGCGTTTCTCTTCAAAGATCGGCTCATGTTCCTTGCAGATAGCCCTGGCAATCCAGCAGCGCGGATGAAAACGACAGCCGCTCGGCGGATTAATAGGGCTGGGAACATCACCCTGCAATACAATCCGTTCCCGTTTGGTAAACGGATTAGGATTGGGAATAGCTGAAATCAGCGCTTTGGTATAGGGGTGGAGGGGTTCCCGGAACAGCTCCTCACTGGTTGCCAGTTCGACCATCTTACCCAAATACATCACACCGACCCGATCTGAGATGTGTTCTACGACTGCCAGGTTATGAGCAATGAAGAGATAGGTCAAACCAAACTCGCGTTGTAACGAACGCAAGAGATTGAGCACCTGTGACTGAATCGACACATCGAGAGCAGAAACCGGCTCATCGCAAACAATCAGTTTCGGCTCCATGATCAAAGCACGGGCAATACCAATCCGTTGCCGCTGACCACCGGAGAATTCGTGGGGGAAGCGCGTCATGTGTGAGGCGCTCAAGCCAACCTTTGCCAGCACCTCACGCACTCGCTCACGCCGTTCGGCCGGTGTCCCGATCCCGTGGATCACTAATCCCTCTGCCACACTTTCCCCGATGGTAATGCGGGGATCAAGTGAGGCATAGGGGTCTTGAAAGATAATTTGCATATCACGCCGCAGGGCCTTTAGTGTCCGACCACTGGCCCGCATAACATCCTGACCCTCAAAAATAACTTCGCCAGCAGTTGCTCGTTCAAGACGGAGGATGGTGCGACCAGTCGTCGTCTTTCCGCACCCACTCTCGCCGACCAGGCCTAACGTCTCACCGCGTTTGACGGTGAAACTGACATCATCAACTGCGCGAACCTCGGCAATGGTGCGGCGTAAAAAGCCACCTTTAATCGGGAAATACTTTTTGAGATTACGAA comes from Chloroflexus sp. Y-396-1 and encodes:
- a CDS encoding glycosyltransferase family 2 protein, giving the protein MNSPTISVVICTSDRGERVVNAVESVLANDHPAFELIVIDQSRDTATGCVLQRFAQDRRFRYLSVRFKGWARGHNLGLRIARSPIVAITDDDCVVPPDWLHTIEQELQAEPWAMVLYCNVLPAPHDADAGFVPVFQCAQRMVVHTLRDKWYLRGIGAGMAVRRDQALAIGGFDEALGPGARFKSAADVDIAIRAILFGGSVVGTPATYVIHDGFRTWEEGRHLTARNWEGLGATFVKPLKVGCYRAGILIWYELRFVLLEPLLPLLKLKRPHGLGRFVAFIRGVLRGLVHPIDRKSLTYRIESRS
- a CDS encoding exonuclease SbcCD subunit D; the protein is MIRMLHLADLHLGVENYGAIDPRRGLHSRLIDYLERLDEAITIGLDHQIDICLIAGDVYKNRSPNPTVQREFASRIRRLRDAGVAVVILTGNHDISPAQGRAHSVEIFATLALEGITVADRLRLHRIDTRSGPVQLIAVPWVTRQMLLTREEMAGASFASVEYELRRRIEQFIERSVEALDPDIPTVLAFHGTVEGAQLGTERAMILGQDLSLPRSVLAQPGVDYVALGHIHRHQSLGDRPPMVYPGSIERVDFGERDDPKGCVLVELVRGQARWQFVPLAARPFVSIEHDLRRSSDPVHALRTFIERHNLRDAVVRVHVQLSREQAALLKEEQVREWLRAAQAAVIAAIVFDVERPARQRFAGVAEELSKGLTPLRALELYLKSKQVPPERIEQLLAAAKELLDSDGLSRLGNE
- the epsD gene encoding exopolysaccharide biosynthesis glycosyltransferase EpsD; translated protein: MSDKRSLSVSIVIPTYNRLPRLQRVLAALSAQQYPLDQFEVIVVSDGSTDGTAEYFQQARFPFELTFIQQPNSGPAAARNRGVAAARSTIILFLDDDVVPVPHLVSEHLRLHAERSRRVVLGTMLTPPDARLSPWVAWEQAMLEKQYRAMTDGIWPATARQFYTGNTSLARQLVLDAGGFDERFRRAEDIELAYRLVKLGVEFVFAPQAAGYHYAERSFASWLTTPYIYGRNDIIFGREQQVDLIGFVRREFAQRNRLTRWLVWTLLDRPRASAAALALMPKIALIAHRLLGERGSRPIYSAIFNLRYYQGVADELGGRDHFLRPKHTVKAAHT
- a CDS encoding ABC transporter ATP-binding protein is translated as MASIPSTDDTLLEVRNLKKYFPIKGGFLRRTIAEVRAVDDVSFTVKRGETLGLVGESGCGKTTTGRTILRLERATAGEVIFEGQDVMRASGRTLKALRRDMQIIFQDPYASLDPRITIGESVAEGLVIHGIGTPAERRERVREVLAKVGLSASHMTRFPHEFSGGQRQRIGIARALIMEPKLIVCDEPVSALDVSIQSQVLNLLRSLQREFGLTYLFIAHNLAVVEHISDRVGVMYLGKMVELATSEELFREPLHPYTKALISAIPNPNPFTKRERIVLQGDVPSPINPPSGCRFHPRCWIARAICKEHEPIFEEKRKGHWVACHFAGQF
- a CDS encoding DapH/DapD/GlmU-related protein — its product is MSSRSLTNIVSDILAVLRARWYLRSAELGPRVRLWGRPVVHNDGRLIIGERVRLVSTIVPLELAVGHGARLEIGPGTFINYGCSIAATELVQIGPRCNIGTYVMIMDNDFHRLEPERRQERPPSAPIVLEENVWLGGRVTVLSGVTIGSGSVVGAGSVVTKSIPPRTLAAGVPARVIKPL